One part of the Oceanihabitans sp. IOP_32 genome encodes these proteins:
- the rpsS gene encoding 30S ribosomal protein S19 produces MARSLKKGPYVHYKLEKKVAVNVESNKKTVIKTWSRASMITPDFVGQTIAVHNGRQFVPVYVTENMVGHKLGEFSPTRSFRGHAGAKNKGKR; encoded by the coding sequence ATGGCAAGATCATTAAAAAAAGGACCTTACGTTCATTATAAATTAGAAAAGAAAGTCGCTGTAAATGTTGAATCTAATAAGAAAACAGTAATCAAAACGTGGTCGAGAGCCTCTATGATTACTCCAGATTTTGTTGGACAAACTATAGCAGTACACAATGGCCGTCAATTTGTACCAGTATATGTAACTGAGAACATGGTAGGGCATAAGTTAGGAGAATTTTCACCAACGCGTTCATTCCGTGGACATGCAGGTGCTAAAAATAAAGGTAAAAGGTAG
- the rplD gene encoding 50S ribosomal protein L4, with product MKVAVLDINGKDTGRKADLSNDVFAIEPNNHAVYLDVKQYLANQRQGTHKSKERAEISGSTRKIKKQKGTGTARAGSIKSGIFKGGGRMFGPRPRNYSFKLNKNLKRLARKSALSIKAGEQSITVLEDFNFDSVKTKNFTSVLKALKLEDKKTLFVLGEPNNNVYLSSRNLKGSDVVLFSELSTYKILNANQVVFLEGALAGIETNLSK from the coding sequence ATGAAAGTAGCAGTTTTAGATATAAACGGAAAAGACACAGGTAGAAAGGCAGACCTTTCTAACGATGTGTTCGCTATAGAGCCTAATAATCACGCCGTATATTTGGATGTTAAACAATATTTAGCAAACCAACGTCAGGGAACGCACAAATCGAAAGAGCGTGCAGAAATCTCTGGGAGTACACGTAAGATTAAAAAGCAAAAAGGAACCGGTACAGCAAGAGCGGGAAGTATTAAGTCTGGTATTTTTAAGGGCGGTGGTCGTATGTTCGGCCCAAGACCAAGAAATTACAGCTTCAAACTTAATAAAAACCTCAAGCGTTTAGCACGTAAATCTGCTTTAAGTATCAAAGCAGGTGAGCAATCTATTACAGTTTTAGAAGATTTTAACTTCGATTCTGTAAAGACTAAAAATTTCACATCGGTTTTAAAGGCCTTAAAGCTAGAGGATAAAAAAACACTCTTTGTGTTGGGTGAGCCAAATAATAATGTATATTTGTCTTCGCGTAATTTAAAAGGTTCTGATGTTGTATTATTCTCAGAATTAAGCACTTACAAAATTTTAAACGCTAATCAAGTAGTGTTTTTAGAAGGTGCGTTAGCAGGAATTGAAACAAATTTAAGTAAATAG
- the rpsQ gene encoding 30S ribosomal protein S17 has translation METRNLRKERIGVVTSNKMQKSIVVAEVKKVKHPMYGKFVTKTKKYVAHDETNDCNIGDKVKIMETRPLSKSKCWRLVEILERAK, from the coding sequence ATGGAAACAAGAAATTTAAGAAAAGAACGTATAGGAGTTGTTACTAGTAACAAAATGCAAAAATCAATAGTTGTTGCAGAGGTTAAAAAAGTAAAACACCCTATGTATGGAAAATTCGTTACAAAAACGAAGAAGTACGTGGCACACGACGAAACAAACGACTGCAACATTGGTGATAAAGTAAAGATCATGGAAACAAGACCTTTAAGTAAATCAAAATGTTGGAGATTAGTAGAAATCCTAGAAAGAGCTAAATAA
- the rplE gene encoding 50S ribosomal protein L5 codes for MAYSPRLKQEYKSRVIAALTEEFGYKNVMQVPKLSKIVISKGVGAAVADKKLIDYAVEELTTISGQKAISTLSKKDVASFKLRKGMPIGAKVTLRGERMYEFLDRLVTSSLPRVRDFNGIKATGFDGRGNYNLGITEQIIFPEINIDKVNKISGMDITFVTTADTDKEAKSLLTELGLPFQKN; via the coding sequence ATGGCATATTCACCAAGACTTAAACAAGAGTACAAAAGCAGAGTAATTGCTGCTCTTACCGAAGAATTTGGATATAAAAATGTAATGCAAGTTCCTAAGCTTTCTAAGATAGTAATATCTAAAGGCGTGGGAGCGGCTGTTGCAGACAAAAAGTTAATTGACTACGCAGTAGAAGAATTAACAACAATATCTGGACAAAAAGCAATATCTACATTATCTAAAAAAGATGTTGCCTCATTTAAATTACGTAAAGGGATGCCAATTGGTGCTAAAGTAACTTTACGTGGAGAAAGAATGTATGAGTTTTTAGATCGTTTAGTAACCTCTTCACTTCCACGTGTTAGAGATTTTAACGGAATAAAAGCTACAGGATTCGACGGTCGTGGTAATTACAATTTAGGAATTACAGAACAAATTATATTCCCAGAAATTAATATTGATAAAGTTAATAAAATTTCTGGTATGGATATTACTTTTGTGACAACCGCCGATACTGATAAAGAAGCAAAATCATTATTAACGGAATTGGGTCTACCTTTTCAAAAGAACTAA
- the rpsN gene encoding 30S ribosomal protein S14: protein MAKESMKAREVKRAKTVAKYAEKRKALKEAGDYEALQKLPKNASPVRMHNRCKLTGRPRGYMRTFGISRVTFREMANQGLIPGVRKASW from the coding sequence ATGGCTAAAGAATCAATGAAAGCTCGTGAGGTAAAAAGAGCGAAAACAGTAGCTAAGTATGCCGAAAAACGTAAAGCTTTGAAAGAAGCTGGAGATTACGAAGCATTACAAAAGTTACCTAAAAACGCTTCTCCTGTTCGTATGCACAACAGATGCAAACTTACTGGAAGACCTCGTGGGTATATGAGAACTTTCGGAATTTCTCGTGTAACATTCAGAGAAATGGCTAACCAAGGATTAATTCCAGGAGTTAGAAAAGCAAGTTGGTAA
- the rplX gene encoding 50S ribosomal protein L24, with translation MGKLKIKTGDTVRVIAGDHKGSEGKVQKVFIEKNKAIVEGVNMVKKHTKPSAQNPQGGIVEKEAAIHISNLSLLTSKGEATRVGYRMEGDKKVRFSLKSNEVI, from the coding sequence ATGGGAAAGCTTAAAATAAAAACTGGAGATACCGTTAGAGTAATTGCTGGAGATCACAAAGGATCAGAAGGTAAAGTACAAAAGGTATTTATAGAGAAGAATAAGGCAATCGTTGAGGGTGTCAATATGGTTAAGAAACACACTAAACCTAGTGCACAAAATCCTCAAGGCGGAATTGTTGAGAAAGAAGCCGCTATTCATATTTCAAATTTATCGTTGTTAACTTCTAAAGGAGAAGCTACACGAGTGGGATATAGAATGGAAGGTGATAAAAAAGTGAGATTCTCACTAAAATCTAATGAAGTAATATAG
- the rplB gene encoding 50S ribosomal protein L2, with protein sequence MSVRKLKPTTPGQRFRVVNGYDAITTDKPEKSLLVPNKRSGGRNSQGKMTMRYIGGGHKKKYRIIDFKRDKVGIPAEVASIEYDPNRTAFIALLNYQDGEKRYIIAQNGLQVGQNVVSGKEGIAPEIGNAMPLSEMPLGTIISCLELRPGQGAIMARSAGAFAQLIARDGKFASIKLPSGEIRYILVTCMATVGVVSNSDHQLLVGGKAGRTRWLGRRPRTRPVVMNPIDHPMGGGEGKASGGHPRSRNGIPAKGYRTRSKTKASNKYIVERRKK encoded by the coding sequence ATGTCAGTAAGAAAATTAAAACCAACCACACCAGGACAGCGTTTTAGAGTAGTAAATGGTTATGACGCCATTACTACTGATAAGCCGGAAAAGAGTTTGCTCGTTCCGAATAAAAGGTCTGGTGGTAGAAACAGTCAGGGAAAAATGACCATGCGCTATATTGGTGGCGGTCATAAGAAAAAGTATCGTATTATCGATTTTAAAAGAGATAAAGTGGGGATTCCTGCCGAAGTCGCTTCAATCGAATACGATCCAAACAGAACAGCTTTTATCGCTCTATTGAATTATCAAGATGGTGAGAAAAGATACATTATTGCTCAAAATGGTCTTCAGGTTGGTCAAAATGTAGTTTCTGGTAAAGAAGGTATTGCACCAGAAATTGGGAATGCAATGCCATTAAGTGAAATGCCTTTAGGAACGATTATTTCTTGTTTAGAATTACGCCCAGGTCAAGGTGCTATTATGGCGCGTAGTGCTGGAGCGTTTGCTCAATTAATTGCAAGAGATGGTAAGTTCGCTTCTATAAAATTACCTTCGGGAGAAATACGTTACATTCTAGTAACTTGTATGGCAACTGTAGGTGTGGTATCGAACTCAGATCACCAATTATTAGTTGGTGGAAAAGCAGGTAGAACAAGATGGTTAGGAAGAAGACCTCGTACTAGACCAGTTGTGATGAATCCAATTGATCACCCAATGGGAGGTGGTGAAGGTAAAGCTTCTGGTGGACATCCACGTTCTAGAAATGGTATACCTGCAAAAGGTTATAGAACCCGTTCTAAGACTAAAGCAAGTAATAAGTATATTGTAGAACGTAGAAAGAAATAA
- the rpmC gene encoding 50S ribosomal protein L29 encodes MKQSEIKELSVAELNEKLGEIKKSYSDLKLAHAISPLENPIQLRSLRRTVARIATELTKRELQ; translated from the coding sequence ATGAAACAATCAGAAATTAAAGAATTATCTGTAGCTGAGTTAAATGAAAAACTTGGTGAAATTAAAAAGAGTTATTCAGACCTAAAATTGGCTCATGCAATATCTCCTTTAGAAAATCCAATTCAATTGCGTTCACTAAGAAGAACTGTAGCAAGAATTGCGACCGAATTAACTAAAAGAGAATTACAATAA
- the rplW gene encoding 50S ribosomal protein L23, whose product MSILIKPIITEKATTNSELRNCYTFAVNTKANKVEIKKAVEAVYGVSVEKVRTINVRPDRSTKHTKTGIQNGKTNAVKKAIVQLAEGEMIDLYSNM is encoded by the coding sequence ATGAGTATCTTAATTAAACCTATAATCACAGAAAAAGCGACAACAAATAGTGAGTTGAGAAACTGCTATACTTTCGCAGTGAATACCAAGGCGAACAAGGTAGAAATAAAAAAAGCAGTGGAAGCTGTTTATGGTGTTTCTGTTGAAAAAGTTCGTACTATAAATGTCCGTCCAGATCGTAGTACCAAGCACACGAAAACTGGTATTCAAAATGGTAAAACAAATGCTGTTAAAAAAGCAATTGTACAGCTGGCGGAAGGTGAAATGATTGATTTATACAGTAACATGTAA
- the rplN gene encoding 50S ribosomal protein L14 — protein sequence MLQQESRLKVADNTGAKEVLTIRVLGGTKRRYASVGDKIVVSVKDATPNGSIKKGAVSTAVVVRTKKEVRRPDGSYIRFDDNACVLLNPTGEMRGTRVFGPVARELRDKQYMKIVSLAPEVL from the coding sequence ATGTTACAACAAGAATCAAGATTAAAAGTAGCAGACAACACTGGGGCAAAGGAAGTTTTAACCATCCGTGTTTTAGGTGGCACTAAAAGGAGATATGCATCTGTAGGAGACAAAATTGTGGTTTCGGTAAAAGACGCAACTCCTAATGGAAGCATCAAAAAAGGTGCGGTTTCTACTGCAGTAGTTGTTCGTACTAAGAAAGAAGTAAGAAGACCAGACGGATCTTATATAAGATTTGATGATAACGCTTGTGTTTTATTAAACCCTACGGGTGAAATGAGAGGTACACGTGTTTTCGGTCCTGTTGCTAGAGAACTTCGTGATAAACAATACATGAAGATTGTATCATTAGCACCAGAGGTGCTTTAA
- the rpsH gene encoding 30S ribosomal protein S8, with the protein MYTDPISDYLTRIRNAVRANHRVVEIPASNLKKDITKILFEQGYILSYKFDDTSVQGTIKIALKYNKETKEPVIKKLQRLSKPGMRLYSGSKDLPRILNGLGVAIVSTSHGVMTGKQAKRDNIGGEVLCYVY; encoded by the coding sequence ATGTATACAGATCCAATATCGGATTATCTTACAAGAATTAGAAACGCAGTGCGTGCTAACCACAGAGTGGTAGAGATTCCTGCTTCTAATTTAAAGAAAGACATTACTAAAATATTATTCGAACAAGGATATATTTTAAGTTACAAGTTTGATGACACTTCAGTACAAGGAACAATTAAAATTGCTTTGAAGTACAATAAGGAAACAAAAGAGCCTGTAATTAAAAAACTTCAACGTCTTAGTAAACCAGGGATGCGTTTGTATTCTGGTTCTAAAGATTTACCTAGAATTCTTAACGGTCTTGGTGTTGCCATAGTTTCTACTTCTCACGGAGTAATGACGGGGAAACAGGCCAAAAGAGATAATATAGGCGGAGAAGTATTATGTTACGTTTACTAA
- the rpsC gene encoding 30S ribosomal protein S3 — MGQKTNPIGNRLGIIRGWESNWYGGNDYGDKLAEDDKIRKYVHARLSKASVSRVIIERTLKLVTVTITTARPGIIIGKGGQEVDKLKEELKKITGKEVQINIFEIKRPELDAFLVATSVARQIENRISYRRAIKMAIAATMRMNAEGIKIQISGRLNGAEMARSEHYKEGRIPLSTFRADIDYALVEAHTSYGRLGVKVWIMKGEVYGKRELSPLVGLSKKQGKGGAGGRGANKGPRRRK, encoded by the coding sequence ATGGGACAAAAAACAAATCCAATCGGGAATCGCTTAGGGATTATCAGAGGATGGGAGTCTAACTGGTACGGAGGTAATGATTATGGAGATAAGCTTGCCGAAGACGATAAGATAAGAAAGTACGTTCACGCACGTTTATCTAAAGCTAGTGTAAGTCGAGTAATTATTGAAAGAACTTTAAAACTTGTAACCGTTACTATCACTACGGCTAGACCTGGTATTATTATCGGAAAAGGCGGTCAAGAGGTAGACAAGTTAAAAGAAGAGCTTAAAAAAATTACTGGTAAAGAAGTTCAGATTAATATTTTTGAAATTAAAAGACCTGAACTAGATGCGTTTTTAGTTGCAACAAGTGTTGCCCGTCAAATTGAAAATCGTATTTCATACAGACGAGCAATCAAAATGGCTATTGCTGCAACAATGCGTATGAATGCCGAAGGAATTAAAATCCAAATTAGTGGGCGTTTAAATGGGGCTGAAATGGCACGTTCTGAACACTACAAAGAAGGACGTATTCCTTTGTCAACCTTTAGAGCCGATATTGACTATGCTTTAGTTGAGGCACATACTTCTTACGGAAGATTAGGTGTTAAAGTATGGATCATGAAAGGTGAAGTATATGGTAAAAGAGAGCTTTCTCCGCTTGTTGGATTATCTAAGAAGCAAGGAAAAGGTGGAGCCGGAGGACGTGGTGCTAATAAAGGCCCTCGTCGTAGAAAGTAA
- the rplV gene encoding 50S ribosomal protein L22, whose protein sequence is MGSRKKQMADAIKEAKKQVAFAKLNNCPTSPRKMRLVADLVRGEKVEHALNILKFNQKEASGRLEKLLLSAIANWQAKNEDANIDEAELFVKEIKVDSGSMLKRLRPAPQGRAHRIRKRSNHVTIVVGANNNTQS, encoded by the coding sequence ATGGGAAGTCGTAAAAAACAAATGGCAGACGCTATTAAGGAAGCTAAAAAGCAAGTTGCTTTTGCAAAACTTAATAACTGTCCTACATCACCGAGGAAAATGCGTTTAGTAGCCGATTTAGTAAGAGGCGAAAAAGTAGAACATGCACTTAATATTCTTAAATTTAATCAAAAAGAAGCTTCAGGTCGTTTAGAGAAGTTGTTGTTATCTGCCATTGCAAATTGGCAAGCTAAGAACGAAGATGCTAATATCGACGAAGCGGAATTGTTTGTTAAGGAAATAAAAGTTGATAGCGGATCTATGTTAAAAAGATTACGTCCAGCACCTCAAGGTCGTGCACACAGAATTAGAAAACGTTCAAACCACGTAACCATCGTGGTAGGAGCTAACAATAACACACAAAGCTAA
- the rplP gene encoding 50S ribosomal protein L16 — MLQPKKTKFRKQQKGRMKGNTGRGFQLSNGTFGIKALDSNFLTSRQIEAARIAATRYMKREGQLWIKVFPDKPITKKPLEVRMGKGKGAVEYWVAVVKPGRILFEVGGVPIDVAKEALRLAAQKLPVKTKFLIARDYEA, encoded by the coding sequence ATGTTACAGCCTAAAAAAACAAAATTTCGTAAACAACAAAAAGGACGTATGAAAGGGAATACCGGTAGAGGTTTTCAACTTTCAAACGGGACTTTTGGAATAAAAGCATTAGATTCGAATTTTTTAACTTCGCGTCAAATTGAGGCAGCACGTATCGCCGCTACACGTTACATGAAAAGAGAAGGTCAACTTTGGATTAAAGTATTTCCAGATAAGCCAATTACAAAAAAGCCTCTTGAAGTACGTATGGGTAAAGGTAAAGGTGCCGTTGAATATTGGGTAGCTGTAGTTAAACCTGGACGAATTTTATTTGAAGTTGGTGGTGTGCCAATAGACGTAGCAAAAGAAGCTTTACGTTTAGCCGCACAAAAGTTACCAGTAAAAACTAAGTTTTTAATCGCTAGAGATTACGAAGCATAA